The Fervidicoccus fontis Kam940 DNA window CTACTAAAGCTATAACCATGTAATAAGACGATGGGACTATCTTCGAGATCTATATTGTCATATATGTAATTACACTGTGTCCTACCTACGCTGATTTTAGAGCTTTTCAATTTTGATCATCTTTTCTACAATAATTATATTAAATATTACATGTAAAATAAAAAATATTTTCGTCAAATTGCCTTAAATATATTGTAATATTTAAAGCAAAGGATTGATGAATATGCATGAAATAGCAATAGCCCAAGGAATTATAGAAGCTATTAAAGAAAAAGCTTTTCACGAAAAAATCAGCGAAGTAAAAGTATTATTTGGAGAGCTACAAAATATAGATATAAACATTGTTATGAATTACGTAACGATGACATTAGAATCATTAAACATAAAAGTAAAGCTTTCATATGAAATTCGGGAAGCCCGATTCAAATGTAACAAATGCGGTTATGAATGGAGTCTGAGCGATGTTAGTTTGAGCGAGGACGAAAGAGAAATGATACATTTTATGCCTGAAGCTGTACACACAGTAGTTTCATGTCCTAATTGTAAAAGCTCTGACTTCGAAGTTCTCGACGGAAAAAATGTTATGATGCTGGTGAGATAATTTGAGTCAGAAATTAATAGATCCCAGAATATTCGGGATAAGAACCAAGACAGCTAATGTAAAAAATATTATTGGAATAGTGAGCAGTAAAGGAGGTGTAGGGAAAACAACCATTTCTACCCTCTTAGCAATAGCACTTAATGAGCTAGGTTTAAAAACAGGGCTTTTAGATCTCGATTTGACCAATCCTAATACGCATTTAATATTAGGAGCTGACATGAAAATTAACTTCGAAGAAGAAAATGGGATAAAACCAGTAATTATAAATGAGATAAAGTACTTCTCTCCTGTCATTTTAACAGAAGGAAGAATTTCCCCTTTAAGAGGAAGAGAAATAGATAGCGCATTAAAAGAACTTCTTTCTATACTCGACTGGGGAAGTCTCGATTTTCTAATAATTGACACCCCTCCTGGAATGTCGGATGAGCTATATGACTTGATAGAATTGCTTCCCCAGATAAAATTGATATTAGTATCTTCTCCTGACAAATTATCTTTGGAAAGCATCAAGAATATGATTAAAAATTTGGAAAAAGAAAATGCAAAAATTTTGGGAATTGTAGTGAACTTGTATAGAACAACCTTCGATGCTTATAAAAACCATAAAGAATTATTAAATAAAGGATTAAAGATGCTAAAGCTTATCTCGTATGACGATACTTTTATTTTTTCATTAGGATCAATAGACAAAGTTAAAAACACAACAGTATTTAAAGAAGTTTATGATATCGCTCTCGAAATATTAAAAGAAGCCAGAAAAGACTGAGGTATTTGATATGAAGCTTAAGGACATATTATATATAGCAGTAATTGCTGCTGGGTATGCTGGATTAACTGTTTTAATCGCTCCAATAGCATATGGTCCAATTCAGGTGAGGATTAGCGATATTTTTTTAGTGCTTCCGTTCAACAAAAAGTTCGGAACAAAGGCTATTTGGGGGCTTACTATTGGCACGTTCATTGCAAATTTAAATTCTCCATATAACCCATATGACCTTATCCTGGGAACTACTGCTTCTTTCATTTCAGCTCTTGCTATCTATCTTTGTGGCAAGTATATCAAGAATAGAAAAGTAGGACTTATAGCTGGAATTGCTGCATCCATTGTAATTGTGGACTTTTTCATAGCCTTTTTGCTCCTAAACTATATATTTAAAGTACCTCTAGGTATAAGCATGCTTGGCGTTACTATAGGTCAAATAATATCTGTAGGTATAGGTGGATATCTACTAGCTATAGGGCTAGAAAAGAAGTTTCCAGAAGAAGGTGAGCAACAAATTGCTGAAAGTCTCCAATCTAACAGTTGAATTTTTTAAAAAAGTGGCTTTAGAAGATATAACTCTTGAACTTCCCCCAGGAGTGCATGCGATTTTGGGACCGAATTCCAGCGGAAAATCGACTCTACTGAAAGCGATTGCCTCTTTAATTCCAATAAAAAAGGGAGAAGTTATATATGATGGAATTTCAATCTCTAAACTTCCGCCCAAAAAAAGAGCTCAAATTGTTGGATATTGTTGGCAAAATCCGTATCAAGGTTTTTTTGAAGATAGTGTGAAGAGGGAAATCGAGTTTATCCTCAAAAATACAAACGCAAAAGCCTCCGAAGAAGTCTTAGAAATACTTGGTGTAAATAAGCTATACGAAAAAAATCCATTTAGGCTAAGCGGAGGAGAAGCTAGAAGAGTGAGCATTGCTAGTATAGTTGTCGCTGATCAACCGATAATACTGCTTGATGAACCTTTCAATGATATGGATTTGGATGGTTATTTATCTATAGTAAATCTTTTAAGCTTTTTCAGAAAAAGAAACAAGACCGTTATTATAGCTTTAAACAATTCTATGCACCTTAATTTAGTTAAACCTGATGATGTATTTGTTATATACAGTGGAAGGATCGTTGAAAAGACGACTCTTAGAGAATTGAATGATGATGTCTTAGAAAAGTACAATATTGTAACGAGGAAGCTGATCCTTGAATCCGCTTGCTGAGGTTATAAAAGCCAAAGAAATAGATACTTGGCTACATAAAGAAAAATCTTTTTATTTAAAGATTTTCTTGCTATTTTTTACAGTTTTCGGAGCCTTTTATCCAAATAGAATAGATGTTATGATTTTTGATTCTATTTTGCTAGCATCTTTATTTATTTCTGGAAAGCTTTACGATCTTTTTATCAGTTTGATATTTTTATATTCAATGACTATTCTTCCAATTGAGCTGATAAGCTTTTTAAGTGGAACGAATGTTAGTTATCTTATATTTCTAGCAATTTACACCCTTTCCACTGTTCTTTCTTTTTTCTTATTTACTTCGACGACAAAAAATGAAACGATCGAAGAGAAGATTAAAATAAAAGTGCTTATATATTCTTTCAATTTCATTTATTATGCAATTTATGAGCTCCAAGAAATAATAAACAGTTTTAAAGTAAGAGGATATCAAGTTTCTTATTTAAAACCTTGGAAAGCTGTTCCTATTTTGGTAAGCTATGTAT harbors:
- a CDS encoding hydrogenase/urease maturation nickel metallochaperone HypA, producing the protein MNMHEIAIAQGIIEAIKEKAFHEKISEVKVLFGELQNIDINIVMNYVTMTLESLNIKVKLSYEIREARFKCNKCGYEWSLSDVSLSEDEREMIHFMPEAVHTVVSCPNCKSSDFEVLDGKNVMMLVR
- a CDS encoding QueT transporter family protein → MKLKDILYIAVIAAGYAGLTVLIAPIAYGPIQVRISDIFLVLPFNKKFGTKAIWGLTIGTFIANLNSPYNPYDLILGTTASFISALAIYLCGKYIKNRKVGLIAGIAASIVIVDFFIAFLLLNYIFKVPLGISMLGVTIGQIISVGIGGYLLAIGLEKKFPEEGEQQIAESLQSNS
- a CDS encoding energy-coupling factor ABC transporter ATP-binding protein, with amino-acid sequence MLKVSNLTVEFFKKVALEDITLELPPGVHAILGPNSSGKSTLLKAIASLIPIKKGEVIYDGISISKLPPKKRAQIVGYCWQNPYQGFFEDSVKREIEFILKNTNAKASEEVLEILGVNKLYEKNPFRLSGGEARRVSIASIVVADQPIILLDEPFNDMDLDGYLSIVNLLSFFRKRNKTVIIALNNSMHLNLVKPDDVFVIYSGRIVEKTTLRELNDDVLEKYNIVTRKLILESAC
- a CDS encoding P-loop NTPase, translating into MSQKLIDPRIFGIRTKTANVKNIIGIVSSKGGVGKTTISTLLAIALNELGLKTGLLDLDLTNPNTHLILGADMKINFEEENGIKPVIINEIKYFSPVILTEGRISPLRGREIDSALKELLSILDWGSLDFLIIDTPPGMSDELYDLIELLPQIKLILVSSPDKLSLESIKNMIKNLEKENAKILGIVVNLYRTTFDAYKNHKELLNKGLKMLKLISYDDTFIFSLGSIDKVKNTTVFKEVYDIALEILKEARKD